AGCCACATTGAATCGTTTCATGCAGCAAGGGTGGCCAGACGAAGCGCGGTTCCTTGAAAGCGTCGGCGCCTGCGTTGCACGGGCCGCGGCGATAGGCGCACCAGTGCACGCCTTTGGGGAAATGGTGGCCCTCCTCTGCGCACAAGGGAATTTCCAGGCGGCCATCCGTCTTGAGGAGCTCTGGAATGCCCTGGTGAAAAAGTATGAATTTCACCTCTTTTGTGCCTACCCGTTCCGCCTTTTCAATGATGCCGACCACATCGTCGCCTTCCAAAAAGTGTGTGGTGCCCACCATCATGTTTGCGCCAGCGAACAGCTTTCGCTGACCCGGGAACCGGCAGATTTGCATCGCCTCGTCGCAATGTGGCAACAAAGGGCGAACGCACTGGAAATCGAGGTCGCCCGACGCCAGGCAGCAGAGAAGGCGTTGCACCACCGTGAAAAGGAACTGGCCGACTTCGTCGAGAACGCAGCTGAGGGGCTGCACCGTGTCGCCGGCGACGGGACGATACTGTGGGCAAACCGTGCGGAACTCGAGATGCTGGGATACCACCGCGACGAGTACGTGGGTCACCACCTCTCCAAATTCCATGTCGACCCCGATGTGCTGAATTCGATCCTTGCGACACTCAACGCCGGGGGCACGCTGCGCGACCAACCGGCTCGATTGCGTTGCAAAGACGGCAGCATCAAGCAGGTGTTGATCCATTCCAATGCCTGCTTCGAGGACGGGAAGCTGGCCTATACCCGGTGCTTCACACGTGATGCCACCGACCGCGTCGCGCGCCAAGAAGCCGAAGCACGGCTGAGAAGGGTGCTGACCCATGCGCCGGTGGCTGCCGCGCTGCTTGTTGGCGCCGAGCACGTGTTCGGCTTGGCGAACGAGCGTTATTGCGAAATGGTGGGATGCGATGACCTTGTTGGCAAGACGCTGGCGGAGGCACTGCCGCAATGGGACCGGTCAGACCTTGGGCGGGAGCTGCATCGGGTGTACGTGACCGGCGAGCGGTTCTCAGCGGAGGAGTACCTCCTTGAACGGGGCACCGGCGAGGAGCGGTTCTTCAAGTTCAATCTAGAGCCACTCCGAGCGGACGACGGGACGGTGGATGGCGTGATCCTGATCGCCGTCGATGTCACCGAGCAGGTGGGCAATCGACGGCGGCTTGAACGCGCCTATGCAGAGCGTGAGCGGCTGCTTGCGGAGTTGCAGGAAGCCAGTCGCGCAAAGGATGAATTCCTGGCCATGCTTGGTCACGAGCTGCGCAACCCTCTCTCTCCTATCGTCACTGCGCTTCAGCTGATGCGCATGCGCGGCGACACCGGCACGAGCCGGGAGCAGGCGATCATTCAGCGCCAGCTCGATCATCTTGTCCGGCTAGTCGACGATCTCCTCGATATATCAAAAGTTGCGCGGGGGAAAATTGAGCTGAAGCAAGAGCGGGTGCGTATCTCGGACGTGCTGAACAAGGCCGTTGAGATGTCCAGCCCGCTGCTGGAGCAACGCGGCCACCGCCTGTCGGTGAGCATCGACGACCGGTTGTATGTCCAAGGCGATTCAGTACGGCTGGCCCAGGTGGTGTCCAACCTCATGACCAATGCTGCCCGCTATACGGACGTTGGAGGCGATATCCGCCTGAGTGCAAGCCGTTCGAGCGACGAGTCCGTGGTCATCAGCGTCAAAGACAATGGGCAAGGCATTTCGGCGGAGATGTTGCCGCGCATCTTTGACATCTTCTTTCAGGGCGCTCGAGACATCGCTCGCGTTGAAGGGGGACTGGGCATTGGCTTGGCGTTGGTGAAGAGTTTCGTGCTGCTGCATGGCGGCACTGTTTCCGCACAAAGTGAGGGGCCGGGACACGGGAGTGAGTTCACGATTCGGTTACCTATTGCCTTCGGAGAGGTGCCTGATAGCGCGAAGGAGGACCGTCCGGATAGTGAAATGCTCGTCCAGCCGTCTGGCTCCTGCGGTCTGCGCGTCCTGCTGGTGGACGACAATGTAGACGCGGCCGAATCGCTCGGGCATTTGCTGCGCGCGTACGGCCACGATGTTCGGATCGCGCATGACCCCGCGGAGGGATTGCGGCATATCGAGTCGTTCACGCCCGAGGTTGCAATCCTTGACATCGGTCTTCCTGCGATGGACGGTTATACGCTAGCAGCCCGGATGCGCGAGTACCGGGACCTTGCCGCATGCCGCTTTGTTGCTCTGACAGGCTATGGACAAGAGGTTGATCGAATTCGCAGCGAGGCTGCCGGCTTCGATCTCCACTTGGTCAAGCCAGTGCCGCCGCAGTTGGTGCTCGATTTCGTTCAACGCGATTGCTCCATGGCGTCAGAGCCGTAGACGTCTCGATGTCTGTGTCCCACCTTGGGTGTAGGCAGTAGGGGCCGATGCTCCAGCGCGCTCGTCCGTTTCCGATCACTGCGATCCCTCATCGGCTGACCGCGAAGGTGAACCGCCCCGGCTTTAGTGGAGGCTGGTTGGTTTAAGTGGTCACGCCGTCGCGGCCGATCGCTCGGCGAGTTGGCGGTGGTAGTTTGCCTCGGCCTCGGCCGGCGGAATGTAGCCCAGCGGTGCCATCAATCGATGATGGTTGAACCAGGCGACCCATTCGAGCGTGGCAAGCTCAACGGCTTCGCGGGTCTTCCAACTGCGCCGATGGATCACCTCGGCCTTGTGCAGCCCGTTGATGGTCTCGGCCAGGGCGTTGTCATAGCTGTCGCCCTTGCTGCCAACCGAGGGCTCGATTCCCGCCTCGGCAAGCCGCTCGGTGTAGCGGATGCTGACGTATTGCGAGCCCCTGTCCGAGTGGCAGATCAGCCCCTCTTCGGCTTCGGGCTGGCGGGCGTACAACGCCTGCTCCAGCGCATCCAGGACGAAGTCGGTGCGCATCGAGTGGTTCACGCGCCAGCCCACGATGCGCCGTGCGGAGACATCGACGACGAAGGCGACGTAGGCGAAGCCCTGCCAAGTCGACACGTAGGTGAAGTCGCTCACCCAAAGTTGGTTCGGCCGATCTGCCCGGAATACCCTGTTGACCTTATCCAGCGGGCACGGCGCCTTGGCATCGGGCACCGTCGTGCGAATGCCCTTGCCTCGGATCACGCCGCGAAGACCCAGCCTGCGCATCAGGCGCTCGACGGTGCAGCGCGCCACCTTCGTGCCTTGCCGGCCGAGCTGGCGCCAGACCTTATCCGCACCGTAGACCTGCCGGTTGGATTGCCAGACCTGTTCGATCTCCGGCATCAACTGCGCATCGCGCTGCATGCGTGCGCACCAGCGGCCCGGCTCGCGCCGGCGCGCCGCATGGCGTCGGTAACCCGACGGGGCGATCTGCAGCAGGTGGCAGATCGGCTCAACCCCGAAGTCACTCCGATGCGCATCGACGAACGCCTTCAAGACTTCGTGCGGCGGTCGAGCTCCGCCTGGGCGAAAAACGCGCTGGCCAGCTTCAGGATCTCGTTGGCCCGGCGCAGCTCCTTGACCTCGCGCTCCAGCTCCCTCACGTGCTGCGCCTCCGCTGTCGTAGTGCCCGCGCCCGTACCGGCATCTACCTCTGACTGCTTGACCCAATCCAGCAGCGTCTGCGGCACGCAGCCGATCTTCGGCGCGATCGATTCGACTGCGCGCCACAGCGACGGGTACTCCCCGCGTGCTTCATGCACCATCCGCACCGCGCGCTCGCGAACCTCAGGTGAGAACTTGTTCGACTTTTTCATGGCTCCATCTTCTCAAGAGTTGGAGCCTCCACAAATCCTGGGGCGATTCAGTCTGCCTCCTATGCTCAAAGGATAGGTCAGGCTTGTCTACCGGACCGGGAGCAGTCCAATACTGCGCGGGTGCCATGCGGTCAACGCTTCGCAGGAACCAAGCAGCGTCCACACATGAGCCGACGTCTTGCCGATGCACCACCGTCCTGGCTGCAATACCACGTCGTTGGCTTGAAGTTACATCGCCGCGTCATGGCTTGCGGTAGATCGACGGCGCCAGCAGCGTGAGACCGGTCGCGAGGTCACTAATGCTCTCCGAGTGCCCGATGCACAGGTGGCCGCCCGATGCCAACGCCGAGGTCACGCGCTGGACCACCTGGCGCTTGGTATCTCCGTTGAAATAGATCATCACGTTGCGCAGGAACACCAAATCAAAGCTGCCGAGCGAGGGCAAGGGTTCATTCAAGTTGATTTGCTGAAACTGAACCCGCTGGCGCAACTCGCGCCGGACCAGCAGCGTCCCCTCCTGCTCTCCGTGGCCCCGCAGACAGAAGCGCCGCAGGTATTCGGGGGGCGTCTGGCGTGCACGCTGTAGGTCGTAGTGCCCGGTTCGCGCCCGGTCCAGCACACGCTGGCTGATGTCGCTGCCCATCACCGACCAAGGCAGCGAGGGCATCAGGTCGGCGAGCACCATCGCAATGCTGTAGGCTTCTTCGCCAGTGGAGCTGGCCGCGCTCCAGACCGTCAGTGGTCGTGAGGCTGCGGCGGCGTCCTGCGCCAGCTGCCGCAGCAGCTGGAAGTGACGCGGCTCCCTGAAGAAGTAGGTCTCGTTAGTCGTGAGCAGGTCGACTGCGGTCTGCACTTCCTGCCGGTCCTGGCCGCACTGCAGCACCTCATAGTAGGCACCGAAGCTGGACAGGCCCCGTGCTTTCAGCCGCTTGCCCAGCCGACCAGCCACCAGCTGCTTCTTTGCAGCGGACATATGGATGCCGGCCGCGTTAAGGATGAAGCGCCGGAAACAGTCGAACTCGCTGTCGCTCAGAGTGGGATACACGCCATGCCTCCAGTCGCGGCTCAGAAGCTCGCGAACGACGCCTCGTCAGGGACCGCATGGCCGTTCATGCCTGCCCGTGCACGCACTTGCGCAGCCGGCGGCGACACTGGCGGTTGCGCTTTGCGCTTGATCGCTCCCGATTGGATCGGCTTGCTGAGCGCCGGCCCGCTCCTGCCGGCAATAGCCGGGCTGCCGACACGGAAGAACGCCATCGTCTGTTGCAGCTGTTGGGCCTGGCTGCTCATCTCCTCCGCTGTAGCGGCCAGTTCCTCGGAGCTGGACGCGTTCTGCTGCGTGGTCAGACTCAGCTGGCTCACGGCGGCGTTGATCTGGCTGACACCCGAGCTCTGCTCCTGGGAAGCAGCGGTGATCTCCTGCACCAAATCGCTGGTCTTACGGATGTTCGGCACGATCTCGTCGAGCAGGTGGCCGGCCTTCTCTGCCAGTTCCACACTGCTGGAAGCCACGGTGCCGATCTCCTGGGCGGCCACCTGACTGCGCTCGGCGAGCTTGCGCACTTCTGCGGCCACGACTGCGAAGCCCTTGCCATGCTCGCCAGCGCGGGCGGCCTCGATCGCCGCGTTCAGGGCCAGCAGATTGGTCTGGTAGGCGATGTCATCAATGATGCCGATCTTCTGCGCGATCTGCTTCATCGCCTGCACGGTGGCCTTGACCGCGTCGCCACCTTCGCCCGCCTCGCTGGCAGCCTTGGTTGCCATTCCGTCGGTGATCTTTGCGTTTTCGGTGTTCTGGGCGATGCTGGCCGTCATCTGTTCAATCGAGGCGCTGGTCTCCTCCACGCCAGCTGCCTGCTCGCTGGTCGCCTGTGACAGCGATTGCGCGGTCGCGCTCACCTCTTCGGAGGCACCTGCCAGCGCCTCAGCGCTGCCCGTCACATCGGTCACGACCTGCGACAGCCGGGCTACCGTGTCGTTCACGTGGCGCCTCATCTCACCAAAGGCGCCTTCGTAGTCCTTGTCGATCGTCTGCGTCAGGTCGCCCTCGGCCATCGCACCCATCACGCGGCGTACGTCGTTCAGGCTGTCGCCCACGGTGGACATCAGTCGGTTCACGCCATTGCCCATCTCATGCTGGAAGCCCTTGAGGCCTTGCGTGTCCACCCGGACGCTGAAGTCGCCGTGGTTGGCCGCTTCGATGGCACGGCGCTGGCCCTCGATCACCGTCAGCAGACGCTGGACCATCGCCTTCACTGCCGCCAGCATGCTGTCGTCGTTAGTAGTGGCGGTCTTTACTTCGACGTCGATCTTGCCGTCCGCCACCGCGCGTAGCACCTCTGCCGCATAGGCCGGCTCCCCCCCGAGCACCCGCAGCAGGCTGCGTGTAATGACCCAAGCTGCCGTGACGCCGATCAGCAGCGCCGCCACGCCAATCGCGATGATCAGCAGCGTGGCTTGCTTGTATGCTTCGGTGGCCGCCTGAGAGTCGGCCGTCATGTTGTTCTGCTGCAGCTTCACCAGTGCCTGCAGCGATTCTTCCAGCGCATTGTTCGCGGGCCACACCTCGTTGCGCATGTACTCGGCGGCTTTCACACGGTCGGCCTTGGCGTGAACGTAGAACGGGTCGTACTTCAAAGCCAGCGCCTGTCGACGTACGGTGACTTCTTTCAGCAGGGCCCGCCCCTCGTCGCTGCTGACCATACGCTCCAAGTTGGCCAGCCGCTCGTTGTTCTCCGTCAAGTTGGCATCGATGCGCTTCTTCAGGCCGTCGACCTCCGACTCGTTGGCCGCCAGCAAGATGGCGCGCATCCAGCGGCCGTTGTCGATCGTGTTTCGCGCGATCTCGTTGGCATCGAGCACCTTGGGGACGCGGTCGCCGACGACGAGTTCCAGGCTGTCATGGATGCTGGACATCTTTGCCATGCCGATGAGCGACATCGTGACGAGCAGGGCGATCAGGAGCCCGAATCCGATCGCGAGGCGAGTCGCGACTTTGAGATTGTTGAACATGGGAATATTGCCTTACAAGGTATACGGGGCGTCTCGCGGAACTGCGAGGCAGCGGTTAGTCAGTTCAGGAAGGGCCGGCCGTGACGGGGGGTGGCCTCTGCGAAGCTGTCGTCGTCAATGCGCAGCACCGCCTCGGCCTGCAGCAGGATGACGAACTTGCCGCGCACCTTGCCGATGCCGGCGATGTACTCGGTGTTGATGCGCGCGCCGAACGCGGGCGCCGGCTCGACGTCGGCCGGAGCGATCTCCAGCACCTCATTAACGACGTCGACGATGACACCGACGACTTGGCGCCCATCGTCGTGCTGCGTCTCAACAATCACGATGCAGGTGCGCTTGGTCACGGGGGAGGTGCCGCGGCCAAAGCGCGCCTGCAGGTCTATCACCGGCACCACGGCACCGCGCAGATTGATAACGCCGCGCACGCAGCCCGGCATCATTGGCACTGTCGTCAGGCCGTGGTACTCGATGATCTCCTTGATCGAGAGGATGCCGATGGCAAACGCTTCGCCATTGAGCATGAAGGTGAGGTACTGCGCCGGATCTAAGGACAACGGCGCTGCCATTGCCTCGGCGGGCACCGGGGCGAGTGCGGTATCCATGATTACTCCTTTAGGGTCGCCAGGTTCAGAACTGGGCGATACTTGCTTCGTCGCGATTGAGTGCCAGGGCCGCCGCAGCCGCTGCCCCTGGGCTGGCAGCCGCCACCACCTTGCCCATTGCTTGCCGAACCTTGGCTTTCAGCGGCCGCTTCGGCTCACTTGGCGTGCCAGCTCGTGCGGCCCCAAACTTGAAGAACGACACCACATGCTGCAGCTGCTGCGCCTGGTGGCGCATCTCCACAGCGGTGGCTGCCAGCTCCTCGGAACTGGACGCGTTCTGCTGCGTGGTCCGGCTGAGCTGGCTTATGGCAGCGTTGATTGGACGCACACCCGAGCTCTGCTCCTGCGAGGCCGCGATGATGTCCTGCACCAGCTCGCTGGTCTTGCGGATGTTCGGAACAATCTCGTCGAGCAGGCGGCCGGCCTTTTCGGCCAGATCCACGCTGCTCGAGGCGACCATTCCGATCTCCTGTGCCGCCACCTGGCTGCGCTCGGCCAACTTGCGCACTTCGGCGGCTACGACCGCGAAGCCCTTGCCATGCTGGCCAGCGCGGGCGGCCTTGCTCGCCGCGTTCTGGGCCAGCAGGCCAGTCTGGTAGGCGGTGTCATCAGTGATGCCGATCATCTGCGCGATCTGCTCCATCGCGTTGACCGCTTCCTTCACAGCTTCGCCAACTTCGCTGGCTCCGATTGAAGCCTTCTTTGCCATACCGTCGGCGAGTCTCGCGTTCTCGGTGTTCTGCGCGACTCTGGAAGTGATCTGCTCGATCGAGGCGCTGGATTCCTCTACGCCGGCGGCCGGCTCGCTAGTTGCCTGCGACAGCGACTGTGCGATCGCGCCTACTTCCTCGGAGGCGCTGGCGAGCGCCTCGGCACTGCTGGTTACGTCGCGGGCCACCTCGGTCAGACGGGCGACCATTTGGCACATGGCCTGTAGCAGTTGCCCGTTCTCGTCCTTGGTGGTGCACCCCAGTTGAACCGTGAGGTCGCCCTCAGCGATGCGGTTGGCCGCCTGCACCACCTGCGCTAGCGGTCGGCTAATGCTGCGGCTGATCAAGAAGGCCAGCCACACGCCGCCCACAAGCGCCGCAACCATCGTTCGGATCATCAGCGTGCGGCTCTGCTCGTACAGCGCCTGTGCCTCTTCGGCAGCCTGCCTGGCGCGCGCTTCCTTGAGTCTGACCAACTCCGCCACCATTCCGTCCAGCTGCTTGGCCTTGCTCAAGGCTGCCTGGGCCTGCCGGTCCAAGGCCTCGTCGGCTTCCTGAAGCCGGCGGGTGGAGGCGAGCGCCAGCAGCGCCTGTAGGTCTCGTTCGTACTGCGTCGCCTCGGTCGCGAACGCTTTGAGGATCAGCTGACCTTCTTTGCTCACAAGCAGGGGTGCCGCCTTCGCGAGGTAGTCCTTCATCGCAGCGAGGGCCTTTGTGACGGCGTCTTGGTGGCGCGCCCTGTCGTCGGTCGTCGCGGCGAGCATGTAGTTGGCGCGGGCGCGACCGACCGCGGTGAGTTCGACGTTTGCCTCCTTGACGAGCGAGAGGCCCAGCAGCTCGGTGTCGTACATGCGTTCGGCCTTGTCATTAATCTTGGCGGTAACGGTGATGCCGACCAAGCCGACGAGCGCACAAAATGCGGCCACGATGAGGAAGGCGGCGATTAGTCGAACGCTAATCTTGATGTCGCTGAGCATCAGTGTCCCTTGGTTGAATTGCCAGTCTTTCTGCCCAGAA
This genomic stretch from Eleftheria terrae harbors:
- a CDS encoding ATP-binding protein encodes the protein MLQTSSRPRAPETSRTGHFVRFYDEDAFLLEEVGEFLESALCAGGVGIVIAAEEHLTVLQRRLSVFRCATGPDQLGPGQWLALDAQATLNRFMQQGWPDEARFLESVGACVARAAAIGAPVHAFGEMVALLCAQGNFQAAIRLEELWNALVKKYEFHLFCAYPFRLFNDADHIVAFQKVCGAHHHVCASEQLSLTREPADLHRLVAMWQQRANALEIEVARRQAAEKALHHREKELADFVENAAEGLHRVAGDGTILWANRAELEMLGYHRDEYVGHHLSKFHVDPDVLNSILATLNAGGTLRDQPARLRCKDGSIKQVLIHSNACFEDGKLAYTRCFTRDATDRVARQEAEARLRRVLTHAPVAAALLVGAEHVFGLANERYCEMVGCDDLVGKTLAEALPQWDRSDLGRELHRVYVTGERFSAEEYLLERGTGEERFFKFNLEPLRADDGTVDGVILIAVDVTEQVGNRRRLERAYAERERLLAELQEASRAKDEFLAMLGHELRNPLSPIVTALQLMRMRGDTGTSREQAIIQRQLDHLVRLVDDLLDISKVARGKIELKQERVRISDVLNKAVEMSSPLLEQRGHRLSVSIDDRLYVQGDSVRLAQVVSNLMTNAARYTDVGGDIRLSASRSSDESVVISVKDNGQGISAEMLPRIFDIFFQGARDIARVEGGLGIGLALVKSFVLLHGGTVSAQSEGPGHGSEFTIRLPIAFGEVPDSAKEDRPDSEMLVQPSGSCGLRVLLVDDNVDAAESLGHLLRAYGHDVRIAHDPAEGLRHIESFTPEVAILDIGLPAMDGYTLAARMREYRDLAACRFVALTGYGQEVDRIRSEAAGFDLHLVKPVPPQLVLDFVQRDCSMASEP
- a CDS encoding IS3 family transposase (programmed frameshift); this translates as MKKSNKFSPEVRERAVRMVHEARGEYPSLWRAVESIAPKIGCVPQTLLDWVKQSEVDAGTGAGTTTAEAQHVRELEREVKELRRANEILKLASAFFGPGGARPPHEVLKAFVDAHRSDFGVEPICHLLQIAPSGYRRHAARRREPGRWCARMQRDAQLMPEIEQVWQSNRQVYGADKVWRQLGRQGTKVARCTVERLMRRLGLRGVIRGKGIRTTVPDAKAPCPLDKVNRVFRADRPNQLWVSDFTYVSTWQGFAYVAFVVDVSARRIVGWRVNHSMRTDFVLDALEQALYARQPEAEEGLICHSDRGSQYVSIRYTERLAEAGIEPSVGSKGDSYDNALAETINGLHKAEVIHRRSWKTREAVELATLEWVAWFNHHRLMAPLGYIPPAEAEANYHRQLAERSAATA
- a CDS encoding CheR family methyltransferase, with product MYPTLSDSEFDCFRRFILNAAGIHMSAAKKQLVAGRLGKRLKARGLSSFGAYYEVLQCGQDRQEVQTAVDLLTTNETYFFREPRHFQLLRQLAQDAAAASRPLTVWSAASSTGEEAYSIAMVLADLMPSLPWSVMGSDISQRVLDRARTGHYDLQRARQTPPEYLRRFCLRGHGEQEGTLLVRRELRQRVQFQQINLNEPLPSLGSFDLVFLRNVMIYFNGDTKRQVVQRVTSALASGGHLCIGHSESISDLATGLTLLAPSIYRKP
- a CDS encoding HAMP domain-containing methyl-accepting chemotaxis protein, whose translation is MFNNLKVATRLAIGFGLLIALLVTMSLIGMAKMSSIHDSLELVVGDRVPKVLDANEIARNTIDNGRWMRAILLAANESEVDGLKKRIDANLTENNERLANLERMVSSDEGRALLKEVTVRRQALALKYDPFYVHAKADRVKAAEYMRNEVWPANNALEESLQALVKLQQNNMTADSQAATEAYKQATLLIIAIGVAALLIGVTAAWVITRSLLRVLGGEPAYAAEVLRAVADGKIDVEVKTATTNDDSMLAAVKAMVQRLLTVIEGQRRAIEAANHGDFSVRVDTQGLKGFQHEMGNGVNRLMSTVGDSLNDVRRVMGAMAEGDLTQTIDKDYEGAFGEMRRHVNDTVARLSQVVTDVTGSAEALAGASEEVSATAQSLSQATSEQAAGVEETSASIEQMTASIAQNTENAKITDGMATKAASEAGEGGDAVKATVQAMKQIAQKIGIIDDIAYQTNLLALNAAIEAARAGEHGKGFAVVAAEVRKLAERSQVAAQEIGTVASSSVELAEKAGHLLDEIVPNIRKTSDLVQEITAASQEQSSGVSQINAAVSQLSLTTQQNASSSEELAATAEEMSSQAQQLQQTMAFFRVGSPAIAGRSGPALSKPIQSGAIKRKAQPPVSPPAAQVRARAGMNGHAVPDEASFASF
- a CDS encoding chemotaxis protein CheW, producing MDTALAPVPAEAMAAPLSLDPAQYLTFMLNGEAFAIGILSIKEIIEYHGLTTVPMMPGCVRGVINLRGAVVPVIDLQARFGRGTSPVTKRTCIVIVETQHDDGRQVVGVIVDVVNEVLEIAPADVEPAPAFGARINTEYIAGIGKVRGKFVILLQAEAVLRIDDDSFAEATPRHGRPFLN
- a CDS encoding methyl-accepting chemotaxis protein — encoded protein: MLSDIKISVRLIAAFLIVAAFCALVGLVGITVTAKINDKAERMYDTELLGLSLVKEANVELTAVGRARANYMLAATTDDRARHQDAVTKALAAMKDYLAKAAPLLVSKEGQLILKAFATEATQYERDLQALLALASTRRLQEADEALDRQAQAALSKAKQLDGMVAELVRLKEARARQAAEEAQALYEQSRTLMIRTMVAALVGGVWLAFLISRSISRPLAQVVQAANRIAEGDLTVQLGCTTKDENGQLLQAMCQMVARLTEVARDVTSSAEALASASEEVGAIAQSLSQATSEPAAGVEESSASIEQITSRVAQNTENARLADGMAKKASIGASEVGEAVKEAVNAMEQIAQMIGITDDTAYQTGLLAQNAASKAARAGQHGKGFAVVAAEVRKLAERSQVAAQEIGMVASSSVDLAEKAGRLLDEIVPNIRKTSELVQDIIAASQEQSSGVRPINAAISQLSRTTQQNASSSEELAATAVEMRHQAQQLQHVVSFFKFGAARAGTPSEPKRPLKAKVRQAMGKVVAAASPGAAAAAALALNRDEASIAQF